GAAGGCCATCGCAGTTGTACCAGAGCGGTTCGATCGTGGTGATGTCTTCGAACGCCCCGGTGCGATCGGGCGGCGCGCCGCGCGTGACCGCGGTCCCGAGCGTGAGCGCCAGCGGCGACCACACCCATTGCTCGCCCCAGTGATTGTTCGACTCGAGCAGTTCCTCGAACGCATCGGGCGCGTCGTGTCGCATCGACATCGTGTGTCGCCCGCCACGCACCGTGCGGGCGGTGCCCGAGTTGAAGGTGCGACTCTCCTGGTCGAGGAAGTCACCCCACGACAGCGACCATGCATGCACGCCGTCCAGATCGACGTGGGTCATCATGCCGGACGCCGCCACACCGTCGCTCTGGTTGATCGCGCCATAGTTGACCCACGTCGCCGCGGCATTACCGGTGAGCGAGATCGGCATTGGCACCGCTCCTGGAGCACCGTCGTTCGCGGGACGCGGCACCAGAGGCGCATACCAGTTCGCCGCCTGGAAGGGCGTGAAGTCGGGAGGCGTCGGGCCGATTTCCACCACGACGGTGTCGGGAGTCATGCCGGGAAAGTCTTCGGGATTCCGGTAGATCGCGAGCCCGCGGTAGCCGGCGGTGTAGAGACCGAGTACGAACTGCGCCTCTCCGTTTTCGTCGGTGCTCGTCATGCCGTCCGAGTCGAGCAAGTCGCCGCGCACGAAGTCCGAGTCGTACCAGCGCGCGCGAATCGGCCCGCGCGACGGATCGTGACGCATCTTGATGGTGACCGATCCAACATCGAGTGCCGCGACGTTGAACTCGAGCAGAATCAAGCCGGCCTGATCGGCGATCGGCAGCGCCAGCGAATCCCCGAACGGGAAGGTCTGCCCCATCACCATCTGCGCGCGATAGTCGCTGGTGCCGTGGTTGATGTTGATCACCCCGACGTCCCACGAGCCGAGTCCGGAGGTGCGGCGATTGACCAGCACCGCGTCCAGACGGCCCGCGAGCTGCGTCGACCAGCCGAGGTTCGCGTCGTAGCCGCTCTGCACGCCGGTGAGCGGGCTGTGAAGCCGGACGTCGTAATCGTCGGCCGCACCGAGCGCGCGAAGCGTCACGGCGGTCCAGGGGACGGCGGTGAAGAAGCGCAGCCCGTCGCAGTTGTAGTAGGTCGCGGGACCGGGGCCGATCGCGTCCCACCCCGCGGTGCGATCCGGCGGAGCGCTGCGCACCACGCTGCTTCCGTTCGCCAGCGAAGTGGGTTGCCAGATCCACTGCTCGGCCCATCGGTTGTCGGTTTCCTCGGACTCGGCGATCTCCTCGTTCGCGTCGAAGCCGACTTCGAAGGTGTGGCGGCCGGGTCGCACCAGCACGGGCCCGCGATTGAGGTGCGTGAACGTTCCGCCGGCACCGATGATGCCCAGCGCCGTCGGAGGCGATGCGACACCGTCGATGAACGGGCGGCTGGAGCTAGCGCGCGGGCACGGCAGTTCTCCGGTGTTCTGACCCGGCGCGTTCCAGTAGGTGTCGAACACATCGCCGACCAGGAACACCGGATCCGGGCAACTGTTCACAGCCGCGTCGGGATCCGTGCGCGGCACCACGACCGATCCCCACCCGGCCTGCACCCGAAACGCGAGGTTCGGGCCTTCGGGCGTCTGGATCGTCAGCGGGCCATACGCGGCGTAACTCGCGGACCACTTCCCGGAGCGGTCGCGCGTGCGCAGGTTGAAGTACCAGCTGCCGGGCCCGAGCGTCTGGGTGCTGAATGAGGTCACGTCGCCCAGATCCTCGTTCGCGTCGGGGAGCAGGGGGCTTCCCGACAGCAGATAGCTGTAGCCACTCACGCCGGAGGCGTCGTCGGTCGCTCGCGTCCAGATGTAGTCGATGGTGGCATCGGTCGACTCGACCAGCAGCGCGTGGCTGCTCGAACCGAGATTCGTGACCACCGCCGGATTGGAGAGGTCAATCTCGAATCCGATGTCTTTCGCTGTCTCCCACAGGTTTTCGACGTGTTGGGGAAAGCGCATCTTGAAGCTCGACAGGAACAGGGACGGCGAATCGCACAGGTCGAGATCAGCGACCTGGAGAATCTCGTCGGGGCCGAGCGACAACCGGTCCTGCCATACATTGGCCGCGTCGTTGTCGTCCTGGGTCGAATCCTCGATGTCGCGCAGCAGCGCGGCGAGGAACCCCTCGGTCTCGTCGGGCGGCTGAGGCGCGGCGGCTTCATCGCAGACCCCGAGATTCTCGTATTGGCGGATCTGCACATCCGGCTGGCCGTAGTCGGGCCCCAGCGATCGGGCGATCCGGCTGCCGAACCAGTCGGGAAAGCCCTCCGTCCACGCGATGCCCTGGGTCTCGTGACACCAGCTGCAGTGACCGCATTCGCCGTCGTCGCAGAGTCCATTGCAGTAGTCGGGAACTACGTCCGCGCCAAAGTTCTCGATCCAGTGGTGACCGTACTCGTGGCAGATCGTCGACTCGCGAAACTCGTCCCCGGGGCTGATGTGCATTTCCTCGAAGGCGTCCACGTAGTAGGACGCGTCCTCCGAGTCGCCCTCGGGCCACTGCACTTCGATGCGCGACGGGTTGTAGCCGCGCTGGTTCGCCCACCGCCACGCGCGCGTCACGGTCGTCAGCAGGTGCAGCGCCCCGTGCTCGCTCTCGTCGGAAGGCGTCTGGTTGCCAAAGCTCAGGAGCACACCGGCGTAGTCGTCGACTGTGCCGGATTGCCACGAGTAGTCGGTCTCGAACACGCCCGCGGTCTGGACCTTGGTCTTCGCGTTCTCGGTCTCGTAGTAGATGAGCAGGTCGGGCTGGGCATCGGAGAACGGTCCAGGATCCCAGTGGATCGTGAACGAGAAATTCCCCATCGCGTCGGTCTCGGTCTCCGCAAGGAACTCGTCGTACAAGTCGTCCTCGTCGTAGAGCACCACTCGCACCAGATCGGCGCCCATGGCGTCGGCACCGGTCCCGTCCGCACGCGTGCGCTGATAGATGATGCGGCCCGTGACCGTGATGTTCCGCGCCAGAGCACTGGGCCCCTCCCGCGGCATCTGCGCATCCGCCGCGAGCGCGGCCGCGTTGCTTGCAAGCAGGCGTTCCCGGGAGCGCAGCTTCTCGCTGCGCGGGCGGGCCTGCAGCACTTCGGGTGAGGCCGTAGCTCCGCCGTACTCCGTGACTCGCGAGACGCCGGTGGCGCGCGCATGCGCGAGCCCGCGCCCGGAGAGGTCGATCGCGCGCCTTGTCGGACGCCCGTCCACTTGATAGCGCAGCGTCAGCGGCCCGGCCGCCGGGTCGGGCGTCGCCTCCAGGCGAACCACTCGAGGTTTCGCGGGCTCGAGTTCGAACGACCCGTGTGTCTCCTCAAGTCGGATCGCCCAGCCCGGTCCGTCGAGTGCGAGTCCGGACACCGTCGCGCGCGCGGCGGACGAGAACTCGAGCGTGAGCGTGGTGGCCTTCCCTTCCGCCAGCTGCGGCGGCTCGCCGAGCGCGCGGACGCGCACGGGATCGTGAAGGGTCCGCGCCTGGGCGGAGC
The genomic region above belongs to Candidatus Eisenbacteria bacterium and contains:
- a CDS encoding T9SS type A sorting domain-containing protein; this translates as MRRILCVTFLVLVLPFGSAQARTLHDPVRVRALGEPPQLAEGKATTLTLEFSSAARATVSGLALDGPGWAIRLEETHGSFELEPAKPRVVRLEATPDPAAGPLTLRYQVDGRPTRRAIDLSGRGLAHARATGVSRVTEYGGATASPEVLQARPRSEKLRSRERLLASNAAALAADAQMPREGPSALARNITVTGRIIYQRTRADGTGADAMGADLVRVVLYDEDDLYDEFLAETETDAMGNFSFTIHWDPGPFSDAQPDLLIYYETENAKTKVQTAGVFETDYSWQSGTVDDYAGVLLSFGNQTPSDESEHGALHLLTTVTRAWRWANQRGYNPSRIEVQWPEGDSEDASYYVDAFEEMHISPGDEFRESTICHEYGHHWIENFGADVVPDYCNGLCDDGECGHCSWCHETQGIAWTEGFPDWFGSRIARSLGPDYGQPDVQIRQYENLGVCDEAAAPQPPDETEGFLAALLRDIEDSTQDDNDAANVWQDRLSLGPDEILQVADLDLCDSPSLFLSSFKMRFPQHVENLWETAKDIGFEIDLSNPAVVTNLGSSSHALLVESTDATIDYIWTRATDDASGVSGYSYLLSGSPLLPDANEDLGDVTSFSTQTLGPGSWYFNLRTRDRSGKWSASYAAYGPLTIQTPEGPNLAFRVQAGWGSVVVPRTDPDAAVNSCPDPVFLVGDVFDTYWNAPGQNTGELPCPRASSSRPFIDGVASPPTALGIIGAGGTFTHLNRGPVLVRPGRHTFEVGFDANEEIAESEETDNRWAEQWIWQPTSLANGSSVVRSAPPDRTAGWDAIGPGPATYYNCDGLRFFTAVPWTAVTLRALGAADDYDVRLHSPLTGVQSGYDANLGWSTQLAGRLDAVLVNRRTSGLGSWDVGVININHGTSDYRAQMVMGQTFPFGDSLALPIADQAGLILLEFNVAALDVGSVTIKMRHDPSRGPIRARWYDSDFVRGDLLDSDGMTSTDENGEAQFVLGLYTAGYRGLAIYRNPEDFPGMTPDTVVVEIGPTPPDFTPFQAANWYAPLVPRPANDGAPGAVPMPISLTGNAAATWVNYGAINQSDGVAASGMMTHVDLDGVHAWSLSWGDFLDQESRTFNSGTARTVRGGRHTMSMRHDAPDAFEELLESNNHWGEQWVWSPLALTLGTAVTRGAPPDRTGAFEDITTIEPLWYNCDGLRTPVFAAAGLDGFWGAVAVMPGDQSDVDVRFHEILPGVKAGFAANRVISAWGSGQSDYVLAHFRHTGFRAFDAGVLQVAGTESYTAEVVNSKFRLALPSGNVGPFTLAPGHLLDLHEFTLQAGTYLVELLDGGGGIDWGLTLHQNDAANAFQSKSVALVDGSAWSAPPGQNEHIVVQVPSAGPYCLAVWKAKASQVIAGGSYVLRFTPNPAVAVTESAPSRTTLAAPYPNPARHGASVAFDLAREDEVRLEIFDMRGARVRSLAIGRRPAGRHRLTWDGRDESGRSAPSGLYFVRMEANGIRESRKLVVARALP